A stretch of DNA from Lysinibacillus sp. B2A1:
GTTGAGTAATGGCGATAGAGTATAAAGTGCGTGATCAAAGTGGTGGTTTAGGTGCACCGAAAAAGGCTGGCACAGATGAAACAGCAGAGGAAAGAGCTGCACGTTTAGAGCAAGAAAATAAAATATTAAGGCTACAAAATCAAGCTAACACAGAGCGCATGTATTTCATGGAGGACCTGATTGCAGAAATTGCAACCAAAGTGTATAAATGATGCGCTTTTTACAATGGTTTTTTTGTATTTGAATGGAGGTGAAACCATGATGACTATGTTTTTTGCACAACGAGTAATCTTAGAAAAAACAAAATGTAGTGAAGTACCTTCATCCTTAAAAGACGGTGTTAAAGAAATCTTAGAGGAATCAGGAGTAGGTTTCTTAGCTGAATAATCAATATTCCTAAGCGCTTGGGAATTTGCCTTCCACAGATAATAACTTGTGGAGGGCTTTTATTTTAGTGAAAGCAGGTGTCTGTCTCATGAGTGATGATTTAGTAAGAGATGTTTATGAACGTTTTATATTTGGCTATTAGGAAAACTTGCAAAAGATGCTGGCATTCCTATTGTGTTAGATGGTGCCAGTAATGGTATAAAGTCACATCGATGGATAACAAACAATTTAGGTGGAACTACTCATATTGATCCTTATTCGTATTTACAGAGTATGGGAATCTCAGAGGCACAATTTAAATTGGACATAAAGAATGGGCTTAGTATAGAAAATAAAACAAAGGAGGAAATCAAAGTGACTCAAGCATGGAATCAAGGTTCACCTACTATGAAAAAAAACTGAAACTGAAAACTTTATTGCACGTGCAGTATAAGATGGTATAGCACTTAAAGGACTTACAGAATGGTACAATGACCACTGATCGATTAATTGGGTTGTATATTACGATTCAGCAAAGACGAAATAAATATATTGGTAACAGTAGTCTCTACGTTTGCATAAAATAGGAGCATGTATGCAAAACAAGGAGGATATGTTTATGGTAATGCCTTCATATAATCAAAGAATTTCACCACAACAAGCAATGCAGATTGCTGTGCAAAGAGTACCTGGACAAATCATACATTATGGAATGGATATGGAAAACGGTACTTTAGTATATGAAATATTTATATTGACGTCTCATAATAGAATTTACGAAGTAGAAGTAAATGCAAAGACAGGTGTAATTCGTAAAATTGAGGAAGAGAATGATTTCGATTAAAATACTTTATAGGTAATGAACCAACCTTTGTAGTATACGGTGGAAAAACTTGGATAGATGAAATAGAACATGTTTACACAAAATGGGGTAGCACCAGAAAAAAGCGGATTTACAACGCTAAGTGAAAAATCTTCCAAAACGACGCTTTGGGAACTTTAAGTTTCAGCATTTTAATACGTGATTATGTAAAATTTTTGATTAATTATTATTTTCACAGGGTATTTTATATACTAAAACGCACTTGAATTAACACAAGGTTTATTGTTATCTTTGTAGAATCTAATTACTATAATAAATTGCGGTGAAATTCAATTATATAAAGGGAGTGTAAAGGTGGACCTATTACTTTGGATAACTATTGGTTTCATAATAATTGGATTTGTTGTTCTCACTTCTATGAAAAAAGGTATGGAAAGTAAGGTCGCTTTTATAAAAGCAAATATGGAAGACGGGGGAAATTCATCAAAAGCTAAATCCGTAATTTGGTGGATATGGAGTACCACTGCTTGGGGGATAGTGAGTATGTTTCTTGTTGTTTGGTGTTTTCATTATCACTTTGGATAACTGTTGGCTTCAAATTTCATTAAAAAAACAGGTACTTTTGTATTAATTGTCTGAAGTATTACTGTAATGTTTATTCTTAAATAACTACTATATACATTATAAATTCAATAAACGTTCCCAAATGAATACTTGGAAATGACTTTAAAAGCCACAAATATTGTTAAATCAAAGTTTCGTGGCTTTTCTTATGAACATTGTTTATACGTCTTTTTTATGCAGATGGCGTAAACGGTTGATATAGCAGTATTTTTACTTATTTGGTTTATTCTTCACTTTGCATAAAATACTATTAAGCCATATAAACAAGTGACCAGGACTCACTTCAAAATGAGTGCCTGGTCTTTTTTGTGTTTATTCTACAATTGTTTCTTTAAATGTTTTCCTACCTGGATTTACTTTATTTACATAAACATTTAATTTAATTGACTCTTTAGTCAAGGGTATTTTCCCATTTTTCTCTAGCTTCTTCCATACTTTTACTTTGTCTCGGTACAGGTATTCAGATAAACGGTAAATATCAACGTCTATTTTCAATCCCTCTTCATATGTTGTTTTTATTTCTTCTTTTACTTTTTTAATAATACCTTGTCTTATCTCATCTGAAGTTGCTTTAGTTTTAAAACCATTGATTGTAGCGTCAAATTTAATATCTATTTCAAATGTCACCTGATTGTTTTTTACAATTGGTTTAACATCAAGTTCTATTTTTTCTAAATCAACTGTCAAGTAATCTCTTTCGCTATTGTCTAATTTAAAGGTTAAGTCTCCTCGATTCTTTTTAGCCAGCATCCATTGGTCTCCTCTTGCAGCTTCACCTTTAATCGTTCCTTTAAATCCATCTTTTGAAAGGATGCAGAGACCATTTATGGAAGTTTCCTTTGATGGCTTCTCATTTTTCGACTCCCAATTTTCGGTGATTGAAACTAATGACAAAGACATTTCATGACTGGGTTCATTTAATCCAATAATTAAACTTCTTAAATCCACAGGCTCAATAAATGTTTCTAAAGCTTGTGTTTTTAATGGATTACTTAGTTTTGAATTTGTAAGTGGTTTATTTAATAAAGGTGTTATCAGAAGAGTCTCTTCTATTGGGCTCTGTGTACAGTGGACTAAAATCTGATAT
This window harbors:
- a CDS encoding peptidase M4, producing MQNKEDMFMVMPSYNQRISPQQAMQIAVQRVPGQIIHYGMDMENGTLVYEIFILTSHNRIYEVEVNAKTGVIRKIEEENDFD
- a CDS encoding Ger(x)C family spore germination protein, which gives rise to MTLLLSGCWDASEPQRMYYVHGVGVDFKDNQYEVYIQLINFSDVAKSETPNPQTTPSEIGHAKGVTMEEAIYKIYRSVDQEIFWGHMNYVILTEEALKSEHAISIIDSFIRFRETRYQILVHCTQSPIEETLLITPLLNKPLTNSKLSNPLKTQALETFIEPVDLRSLIIGLNEPSHEMSLSLVSITENWESKNEKPSKETSINGLCILSKDGFKGTIKGEAARGDQWMLAKKNRGDLTFKLDNSERDYLTVDLEKIELDVKPIVKNNQVTFEIDIKFDATINGFKTKATSDEIRQGIIKKVKEEIKTTYEEGLKIDVDIYRLSEYLYRDKVKVWKKLEKNGKIPLTKESIKLNVYVNKVNPGRKTFKETIVE